From Halapricum desulfuricans, a single genomic window includes:
- a CDS encoding universal stress protein — protein MYQDILLPTDGSDGAERVAEHAGSLARQYDATVHVLSIADTRNRFEGPTMGLGADAWEDAERERSQAAVEDTVAALPEDVSVDHTVDSGVPHAAILDYAETAGVDVIVMGTHGRTGIDHYLIGSVAERVVRQSPVPVLTVRIGDA, from the coding sequence ATGTATCAGGACATCCTCCTCCCGACCGACGGGAGCGACGGCGCGGAAAGAGTTGCCGAACACGCCGGTTCGCTCGCGCGACAGTACGACGCGACAGTGCACGTCCTTTCGATCGCCGACACGCGCAACCGGTTCGAAGGGCCGACGATGGGACTGGGTGCCGACGCCTGGGAGGACGCCGAACGGGAACGATCCCAGGCGGCTGTCGAAGACACCGTCGCCGCGCTCCCCGAGGACGTGTCCGTCGACCACACTGTCGACTCCGGCGTCCCACACGCGGCTATTCTGGACTACGCCGAGACAGCCGGCGTCGACGTCATCGTGATGGGGACCCACGGTCGGACGGGGATCGACCACTACCTCATCGGTTCCGTCGCCGAACGGGTGGTTCGCCAGTCGCCGGTCCCGGTCCTGACCGTGCGGATCGGCGACGCGTAG
- a CDS encoding sulfite exporter TauE/SafE family protein, which produces MSATRSQRLQKSVLKYQHVFVFAAPALFVALVVLAAPTGGSGGLGYWLEYWWLFPFFLLGATIVNTVGISGSALFVPFLIFVFPLLAYPLEPETIVKVGLISESFGLSSSSIAFIQYGLVDRRLALTIVAGSVPFVIGGALLSFFIPEPLFHAALGAALLTAGYLMLKADIGHGEPAEENREVTADGGTPSDLPDDDGKLGPAGVDTTADGEVTRVDREGDTYQYSWSGYLERFANYSVGGTFQGLAGFGSGELGIISQLRTGVPTRVAIGTNHIIVATTAILASLVHVFAGSVLPGVHSLTLASTPWNMVVFTVPATVTGGQIAPYVSNALDTGTIQKGVAVLFAVISTALFLMAGGAGV; this is translated from the coding sequence ATGAGCGCGACCCGATCCCAACGCCTCCAGAAGTCAGTTCTAAAGTATCAGCACGTGTTCGTCTTCGCAGCACCGGCGCTGTTCGTGGCGCTGGTCGTGCTCGCTGCCCCGACCGGCGGGAGCGGCGGCCTCGGCTACTGGCTCGAATACTGGTGGTTGTTCCCCTTCTTCCTGCTGGGAGCGACGATCGTGAACACGGTCGGAATCAGCGGTTCGGCGCTGTTCGTGCCGTTCCTGATCTTCGTGTTCCCGCTGCTGGCGTACCCGCTCGAACCGGAGACGATCGTGAAGGTCGGACTGATCAGCGAGTCGTTCGGGCTGTCGAGTTCGTCTATCGCGTTCATCCAGTACGGGCTGGTCGATCGACGGCTCGCACTCACGATCGTCGCCGGGAGCGTGCCCTTCGTCATCGGCGGTGCGCTCCTGTCGTTTTTCATCCCGGAGCCGCTCTTTCACGCGGCGCTCGGGGCGGCGCTGCTGACGGCCGGGTATCTGATGCTCAAAGCCGACATCGGCCACGGGGAACCGGCCGAGGAGAATCGGGAGGTCACGGCCGACGGCGGCACACCGTCGGATCTCCCGGACGACGACGGCAAGCTCGGCCCCGCCGGCGTCGACACGACCGCCGACGGCGAGGTGACCCGCGTCGACCGTGAGGGCGACACCTACCAGTACTCCTGGTCGGGCTATCTCGAACGGTTCGCAAACTACAGCGTCGGGGGAACCTTCCAGGGCCTGGCCGGGTTCGGCAGCGGGGAACTCGGGATCATCTCCCAGCTCCGGACGGGCGTGCCGACCCGGGTCGCGATCGGGACGAACCACATCATCGTCGCAACGACGGCGATCCTCGCCTCGCTCGTGCACGTGTTCGCCGGAAGTGTCCTTCCGGGTGTGCACTCCCTGACGCTCGCGTCGACACCCTGGAATATGGTCGTGTTCACCGTCCCGGCGACAGTCACCGGGGGACAGATCGCCCCGTACGTCTCAAACGCACTGGACACCGGGACAATACAGAAAGGGGTCGCTGTCCTGTTTGCGGTCATCTCGACGGCGCTGTTCCTGATGGCCGGGGGTGCTGGCGTGTGA